One Anabas testudineus chromosome 15, fAnaTes1.2, whole genome shotgun sequence genomic window carries:
- the valopa gene encoding vertebrate ancient long opsin a — protein sequence MDTLNLSVNAVPYTVATPLYTTHDPFSGPIANIAPWNFTVLAVLMFVVTSLSLSENFLVMFVTFKYKQLRQPLNYIIVNLAIADFLVSLTGGVISFLTNARGYFFLGKWACVLEGFAVTFFGIVALWSLAVLSFERFFVICRPLGNIRLQAKHAVLGLLFCWTFSFIWTFPPVLGWNRYTVSKIGTTCEPDWYTTSVMNHSYIITFFTTCFIFPLGVIFFCYGKLLRKLRKVSHGRLANAKKPERQVTRMVVVMIVAFMVGWTPYAVFSILVTAHPAIELDPRLASIPAFFSKTAAVYNPIIYVFMNKQFRKCLIQLFTGMGSIPDSNLNQTSERPGITAESHTGEMSAIAARIPMGDSASPRSDNSPTDCGPFAQLPIPENKVCPI from the exons ATGGATACTTTGAATCTGTCAGTGAACGCCGTGCCCTACACTGTGGCAACTCCACTCTACACAACTCATGATCCGTTTTCTGGACCCATCGCCAACATCGCTCCCTGGAACTTCACCGTCCTGGCCGTGCTCATGTTTGTGGTCACCTCGCTGTCTCTGAGCGAAAATTTCCTGGTTATGTTTGTCACCTTCAAGTACAAACAGCTCAGGCAGCCTCTAAACTACATCATAGTTAATTTGGCCATCGCTGACTTTCTTGTCTCGCTCACCGGTGGAGTAATAAGTTTCCTGACTAATGCAAGAGGCTATTTCTTCCTTGGAAAGTGGGCTTGCGTCCTGGAGGGGTTTGCTGTTACTTTTTTCG GGATCGTAGCCCTGTGGTCCCTGGCCGTTCTGTCCTTTGAGCGCTTCTTCGTAATCTGCCGACCTCTGGGGAATATCAGACTGCAAGCCAAGCATGCAGTCCTGGGTCTGCTGTTCTGTTGGACCTTCTCCTTCATCTGGACCTTCCCTCCTGTGCTAGGCTGGAACAGATACACCGTAAGCAAGATTGGAACCACCTGTGAACCCGACTG GTACACAACCAGCGTGATGAATCACAGCTACATCATCACTTTCTTCACCACCTGTTTCATTTTCCCTCTTGGAGTGATATTCTTCTGCTATGGAAAACTCCTCAGGAAACTCAGGAAG GTTTCTCATGGTCGTCTGGCCAATGCCAAGAAGCCCGAGCGGCAGGTGACCCGCATGGTGGTTGTAATGATTGTTGCATTCATGGTGGGCTGGACACCGTATGCAGTGTTCTCTATTCTGGTCACAGCTCATCCAGCCATTGAACTGGATCCCAGGCTGGCGTCCATCCCGGCCTTCTTCTCCAAGACAGCCGCTGTCTACAACCCAATCATCTACGTCTTCATGAACAAACAG ttCAGAAAGTGTCTAATTCAGCTCTTCACCGGCATGGGGTCCATCCCAGACAGCAACTTGAACCAGACCTCAGAGCGACCCGGAATTACCGCCGAGAGTCACACGGGAGAAATGTCAGCCATCGCAGCTCGCATCCCCATGGGCGACAGTGCATCTCCTAGGTCTGACAATTCTCCAACCGACTGTGGCCCATTTGCTCAGCTGCCCATTCCAGAGAACAAAGTGTGTCCCATATAA